A single Anopheles funestus chromosome 2RL, idAnoFuneDA-416_04, whole genome shotgun sequence DNA region contains:
- the LOC125762344 gene encoding cytochrome P450 4C1-like translates to MFNGESVVFIQLALVLITLVPFLRWLKKRFQLQNIMDKIPGPKAYPVVGTMHSFIGKKSEEIFYIIDERTRAYPGIHRIWNGFTPEVRINKAEYVEKLISSSRHIEKSAMYKFLSAWLGQGLLTSKDDRWFQHRRLITPTFHFNILDGFCEVFAEHGALLVEKLSVQAGSGKQPINVYPFITKAALDIICETAMGVKVNAQTSGMDNPYVAAVYELSAMIQYRVVRPWLHPDFIWNRSRAGQQYRRALAEVHGYSSKVIRERREELKQRPVNEARAEKWDSGRKRRLAFLDMLLQSNEQSNLLSDDDVREEVDTFMFEGHDTTTAGMCWALFLLALHPEIQHQVQQEIDSIFGESNRAPTMRDLNEMKLLERCLKETLRLYPSVSFFGRTLSEDITLGGYHVPAGTIVGVHAYHVHRDERFFPDAEKFDPDRFLPEQTENRHPYAYIPFSAGPRNCIGQKFALLEEKSVVSSILRRFTIRSVKTRAEQLIQHELITRPKDGISLYFEPRSGVNVKQV, encoded by the exons ATGTTCAACGGAGAATCGGTTGTGTTCATCCAGTTAGCACTGGTACTGATCACTTTGGTACCCTTTTTGAGATGGCTCAAGAAACGGTTTCAGCTGCAGAATATAATGGACAAAATTCCCGGCCCCAAGGCTTACCCGGTGGTCGGAACGATGCACTCCTTCATTGGAAAGAAGTCGGAAG AAATATTCTACATAATTGATGAACGCACCCGTGCCTATCCGGGAATTCATCGGATTTGGAACGGCTTCACACCGGAGGTGCGAATTAACAAGGCGGAGTACGTGGAAAAGCTCATCTCCTCCAGCCGGCACATCGAAAAGTCAGCGATGTATAAATTTCTATCGGCCTGGCTCGGTCAGGGTCTGCTAACATCGAAAG ATGATCGATGGTTTCAGCACCGGCGGCTCATAACGCCCACCTTCCACTTCAACATACTCGATGGCTTCTGTGAGGTGTTTGCCGAACACGGTGCACTGCTGGTGGAGAAGCTGTCAGTACAGGCCGGAAGTGGCAAACAACCGATCAACGTGTACCCGTTCATCACGAAGGCGGCGCTGGATATCATTTGCG AAACGGCAATGGGTGTGAAGGTGAACGCACAGACTAGTGGCATGGATAATCCGTACGTTGCGGCTGTGTACGA ACTGAGCGCAATGATTCAGTACCGTGTGGTACGGCCCTGGCTTCATCCGGACTTTATCTGGAATAGGTCGCGGGCTGGCCAGCAATACCGCAGAGCACTGGCAGAAGTGCATGGATATTCTAGCAAG GTTATACGCGAGCGACGTGAAGAGTTGAAGCAACGTCCGGTGAATGAAGCTAGGGCGGAGAAATGGGACAGTGGCCGGAAGCGACGGCTAGCCTTTCTAGATATGCTGCTGCAAAGCAACGAGCAGAGCAACCTGCTCAGTGACGACGATGTCCGGGAAGAGGTCGACACGTTTATGTTCGAG GGACACGATACGACCACCGCCGGGATGTGTTGGGCGTTGTTTCTGCTCGCACTTCATCCGGAAATTCAGCATCAAGTTCAGCAGGAAATTGATTCGATCTTTGGCGAGTCGAACCGAGCCCCAACGATGCGGGATCTGAACGAGATGAAGCTGCTCGAACGGTGCCTCAAGGAGACGTTACGGCTCTACCCATCCGTGTCCTTTTTTGGTCGTACGCTCAGTGAAGACATTACGCTTGGTGGTTATCACGTCCCGGCCGGCACGATTGTCGGTGTGCATGCGTACCACGTGCATCGGGATGAACG GTTCTTTCCCGATGCGGAAAAATTCGACCCGGACCGTTTCTTGCCGGAACAGACGGAAAATCGACACCCGTACGCGTACATTCCATTCAGTGCGGGGCCACGGAACTGCATCGGCCAGAAGTTTGCACTGCTCGAGGAGAAGAGTGTTGTTTCGTCGATTTTGCGCCGGTTTACGATCCGGTCAGTAAAGACACGGGCCGAACAGTTAATACAGCACGAGCTCATCACTCGTCCGAAGGATGGAATTTCGTTGTACTTCGAGCCAAGAAGCGGCGTGAATGTCAAGCAGGTTTAG